In one Corallococcus sp. EGB genomic region, the following are encoded:
- a CDS encoding MFS transporter yields MNRLRELRSVLNLTVLVAGLGYFVDLFDITLFGVVRVASLKDLGLTDPSDIFQRGLVVYNAQMAGMMVGGLCWGLLGDKRGRLSVMFGSILLYSAANLLNPFVWDVNSYAACRFLGGLGLAGELGAAITLVAESLPKEKRGLGTTVVATLGMLGVVVAALVAQHLHWKTAYVTGGVLGLLLLFARFKVSESVLFTQKAGPAKGHALLLLTGGRFSKYLGCILVGVPIYFTTGILFVFAPELTAGLHVQGTVTAGNAILFGSVGLTLGDLLSGVLSQWMQSRKRAVGFSLCAWFALVLVYGLVPGLTPALIYALTFLIGLSVGYWAVLVTMAAEQFGTNIRATVTTSVPNFVRGSAVLAATAFGELKGSLGVAHAALAVGAVCFGLALLSLARLAETFHRDLDYVESSGAANTADARAGT; encoded by the coding sequence ATGAACCGCCTCCGGGAACTGCGCTCGGTCCTGAACCTCACCGTCCTCGTGGCGGGGCTCGGCTACTTCGTGGACCTCTTCGACATCACGCTGTTCGGCGTGGTGCGCGTCGCGTCGCTGAAGGACCTGGGCCTCACGGACCCCTCGGACATCTTCCAGAGGGGGCTCGTCGTCTACAACGCGCAGATGGCGGGGATGATGGTGGGCGGCCTCTGCTGGGGGCTGCTCGGGGACAAGCGGGGACGGCTGTCCGTGATGTTCGGCTCCATCCTGCTGTACTCGGCGGCGAACCTGCTGAACCCCTTCGTCTGGGACGTGAACAGCTACGCCGCCTGCCGCTTCCTCGGCGGCCTGGGGCTCGCGGGGGAACTGGGCGCGGCCATCACCCTGGTCGCGGAGTCCCTGCCCAAGGAGAAGCGCGGCCTGGGCACCACCGTCGTCGCCACGCTGGGCATGCTGGGCGTCGTGGTCGCGGCGCTCGTCGCGCAGCACCTGCACTGGAAGACGGCGTACGTGACGGGCGGCGTGCTGGGACTGCTGCTCCTCTTCGCGCGCTTCAAGGTGTCCGAGTCCGTCCTCTTCACCCAGAAGGCCGGCCCCGCGAAGGGCCACGCGCTCCTGCTCCTCACGGGCGGCCGCTTCTCCAAGTACCTGGGCTGCATCCTCGTGGGCGTGCCCATCTACTTCACCACCGGCATCCTCTTCGTCTTCGCCCCGGAGCTGACGGCGGGCCTCCACGTGCAGGGCACGGTGACCGCGGGCAACGCCATCCTCTTCGGCAGCGTGGGCCTGACGCTGGGAGACCTCCTGTCCGGCGTGCTGAGCCAGTGGATGCAGAGCCGCAAGCGCGCCGTGGGCTTCAGCCTGTGCGCGTGGTTCGCGCTGGTGCTGGTGTACGGCCTGGTGCCGGGCCTCACCCCGGCGCTCATCTACGCGCTGACCTTCCTCATTGGCCTGAGCGTGGGCTACTGGGCGGTGCTCGTCACCATGGCCGCCGAGCAGTTCGGCACCAACATCCGCGCCACCGTGACGACGTCGGTGCCCAACTTCGTGCGCGGCTCCGCGGTGCTCGCGGCCACCGCCTTCGGCGAGCTCAAGGGCTCCCTGGGCGTGGCGCACGCGGCGCTCGCGGTGGGCGCGGTGTGCTTCGGCCTCGCGCTCCTGTCGCTCGCGCGGCTGGCGGAGACCTTCCACCGCGACCTGGACTACGTGGAGTCCTCCGGCGCCGCGAACACCGCGGACGCCCGCGCCGGCACCTGA